The proteins below come from a single Corynebacterium cystitidis genomic window:
- a CDS encoding type I polyketide synthase, translated as MTLTPLLAMTKPALIFAGQGSNWQYALSDAASSPLTRSRLSDLLDRARTTTGPVARLLASTVPGTNERLRELIGDGDVTSGTVAGGDVAGDEGVAGDGAREVAAIDAHPAVSVPGIVLGQIAAVEQLRDLGLEINKTALAGHSQGTLGVVAARHPEQALAFALLLGTAASHVHGATDDRPHMLSIRGLFADQVTEILADASDSAASAAPIAVINGPRHVVLSGTPEALQAARSAIEAAAESFNAQLEAAEFGGAEMNPLFDELPVAYPFHGNTAETKEAAELAAQWADECGIDLGEFSAAQLAEDILHNQHDWPAQVSTLLESGVSHIVALDKSIATITSKLTHGSNVAVLTADSASTRDKLATPGTELPEAVDYSEFAPRLVRLPDGKTYTQTRFSTVTGLSPIMLGGMTPTSADGEIVAAAANAGYWTELAGGGMYSDEVFTAHKDDMESFMEPGRTAQFNTMFFDRFLWNLHFGQARIVPKARAAGASFNGVCISAGIPEVDEATELLTQLKADGFPYISFKPGTSKQIRDAVKIAAANPDFPVIIQVEDGHAGGHHSWTNLDDMLLDTYAEVRKHPNALLAVGGGIYSPEVAATYITGTWSEKYGLAPMPVDAVFIGTVAMATKEAKATDSVKELLVNTPGIAADDNGGWVARGTGRNGVASSQSHLLADIHDLDNSFAAASRLITAIDIADYEERRDDIIEAINKTSKPYFGDVETMTYAEWVERFVELAHPFVDPTWDDRFFDLLHRVEARLNEADHGEIDTLFPDIDEVADAPAMVTRLLEAYPEAREITVSPRDAAWWISLHYKHVKPMPWVPAIDGDLKTWFGKDTLWQAQDERYDADEVRIIPGPLAVAGITKKNEPVADLLGRFEAGATQALVDAGQEPEEQFSRLADAKDAEEFIKAAPTIVWHGHLMANPAYEMDDDAYDLIQDEQGAWSIRINSDSYWDDLPEDQRPFYVREVTIPLDLSEGVATGASPVVSDERLPDSVFALLQGLAGVGSTSESGDEITEMPQIIEGSQTGPDGDAPFGVAQYSFTLPASLLTAHTNVTGAALASSGSGGKGSGGKGSDETPVGTPDVLVGPCWPAIYTALGSGQLADGYPVIEGLLNAVHLNHVVDLRVPLHELADGRRIDVISKCTAIDESISGRIVTVELELFSDSSSPGACDGTLVATQMQRFAIRGRATGTAQPTPAPEFGGGKSSTKIEATPRSFMDRTTVTAPSDMTPFALVSGDYNPIHTSYNASGLVNLEAPLVHGMWLSATAQHAAQRAAPQGARIVGWTYSMYGMVQLEDEVEITVERVGRKGIHAALEVTCRIDGEVVSVGQALLAQPKTAYVYPGQGIQTEGMGKGDRDASPAAREIWRRADRHTRESLGFSIQRIIDENPTELVVKGTTFRHPQGVLHLTQFTQVALAVVAYAQTERLREADALASNSMYAGHSLGEYTALASLANIFDLEAVIDVVYSRGSAMGGLVPRDEEGNSDYGMGALRPNMVGLAPHEVDDYVASVSEKTGEFLQIVNYNIAGQQYSIAGTKKGLSALKAEANAINERAYVTVPGIDVPFHSSVLRDGVPAFAQKLDELLPAEIDIEALENRYVPNLVARPFELTQDFIDAIKAEVPTERLANVTPENTDANTLARTLLIELLAWQFASPVRWIETQDLLLRECDQMIEVGLASSPTLTNLAKREMDVIGHHIPVFNVEANQDQVMLQDVVEAPLVDEPPTESAPADNQASEPASSPAPADNQVQTDSQVQAGSQARELANEPAGSPAPDLPFTAADAIMVLFSFQNKMRLEQINDSDTVEELTNGVSSRRNQLLMDMSAEIGVPAIDGAADADVATLREKVKTAAPGYQPFGSVLAEAITARVRQLTGAAGVKPAYIGERVTDTWGLPASWAPRVEAEILMGSRDEESVRGGSLATVPTSASSKADVDALVDAAVQSVASRHGVSVSLAAAGGAGGGGGVVDSAALDAYADDMKDTLVSTARTLLGKLGVDVAVADTSEPADTTVIDTVEAELGSGWVKLVTPVFDARRAVLFDDRWAQAREDLARIALGELTPETPVYKTAHYRYAGTGETVAEQAEWYADNGYENQELLKEIAWAARGKADEEFAGDVALVTGAAPGSIATAVVEKLLGSGATVIMTASNVSQARKEFARRLYLNHASANAKLWVVPANLSSYRDIDALIDWIGSEQRETVGNEVKITKPALTPTLAYPFAAPSVSGSLADAGPAAENQTRLLLWSVERTIAGLSELAQKSDDFPATRAHIVLPGSPNRGMFGGDGAYGEVKAALDAILAKWGAEAGWPAGVTLAQAKIGWVAGTGLMGGNDGLVPAAEKAGIHVWSPEEISSELIGLASKENRAKAAEAPLELDLTGGLGDSPISLPDLAREAAASAHADADKGSDDTSASASTADAPASAPVTIKALPNIAHPTQPVDTEVGDVTCDLDDMIVVVGLGEVSSWGLGRTRREAEYGIQRDGDVELTAAGVLELAWMMNLVEWAEDPNPGWYDAEGNVVAEEDIYDRFRDEVVARSGVRTLTDKYFLTDQGSIDATEVFLDRDITFAVANEQEARDIEEADPDKTEVAEVDGEWTVTRKAGATARVPRKATLTRTVAGQMPDDFNPENWGIPAQMIDGLDRIAVWNLVTAVDAFVSAGFTPAELMQAIHPSQVSSTQGTGIGGMESLHKVFVTRFLGEERPSDILQEALPNVVAAHVMQSLVGGYGSMIHPVGACATAAVSVEEAVDKIALGKADFVVAGGIDDVQVESLTGFGDMNATAETKKMTDQGIHDRFISRANDRRRGGFLEAEGGGTVLIARGSLAVELGLPVHAVLGYASSFGDGAHTSIPAPGLGVLAAARGGENSKLAKNLKSLGLTPDDVSVLSKHDTSTNANDPNESELHSILWPAIGRDAKKPMYVISQKTLTGHSKAGAALFQIGGIIDVLRTGVLPQNASLDCVDPLLEPKSKNLVWLRNTLDLGVGNVKAAALTSLGFGHVGALVVLAHPGVFYAALRQQRGEEAADRWREQATQRLRRGAGHLEAGMIGRTELFKQIENRRFAEGHTKSSEIALLLDENARLGKDGTYPIK; from the coding sequence ATGACTTTGACGCCACTTCTTGCCATGACGAAACCTGCCCTCATCTTCGCGGGCCAGGGTTCGAACTGGCAGTACGCGCTTTCTGATGCCGCTTCATCTCCACTGACCCGCAGCCGCCTCAGCGACCTGTTGGACCGCGCACGCACCACCACGGGCCCTGTCGCCCGCCTGCTAGCCTCCACCGTGCCAGGTACCAATGAGCGTCTGCGCGAGTTGATCGGCGACGGCGATGTCACAAGCGGCACCGTCGCAGGCGGCGACGTCGCCGGAGATGAGGGCGTCGCCGGTGACGGAGCTCGGGAGGTTGCTGCGATCGACGCACACCCTGCTGTTTCCGTCCCCGGTATCGTCTTAGGTCAGATCGCAGCTGTTGAGCAGCTGCGCGACCTGGGCCTCGAGATCAACAAGACCGCCCTAGCCGGCCATTCCCAGGGCACTCTGGGTGTTGTCGCGGCCCGCCACCCTGAGCAGGCGCTCGCATTTGCCCTGCTGCTGGGCACCGCCGCCTCCCACGTGCATGGCGCAACTGATGATCGCCCACACATGCTCTCCATTCGTGGCCTGTTCGCAGACCAGGTCACCGAGATCTTGGCTGACGCTTCCGATTCGGCTGCGTCAGCAGCCCCTATTGCCGTGATCAACGGTCCACGCCACGTGGTCCTCTCCGGCACCCCAGAGGCACTCCAGGCCGCACGCTCAGCTATCGAAGCTGCCGCCGAGTCCTTCAACGCTCAGCTCGAAGCCGCCGAGTTCGGTGGCGCGGAAATGAACCCGCTTTTCGACGAGCTGCCCGTGGCCTACCCATTCCACGGAAACACTGCTGAAACCAAGGAAGCTGCCGAGCTGGCCGCCCAGTGGGCTGACGAGTGTGGCATCGACTTGGGCGAGTTCTCCGCTGCCCAGCTGGCAGAAGACATTCTGCACAACCAGCACGACTGGCCAGCTCAGGTTTCTACGCTGCTCGAATCTGGCGTCTCCCACATTGTGGCGCTAGACAAGTCGATTGCCACCATCACATCGAAGCTCACCCATGGTTCTAATGTTGCAGTACTGACGGCCGATTCTGCGTCGACACGCGATAAACTGGCCACCCCGGGCACGGAACTGCCTGAGGCTGTGGATTACTCCGAGTTCGCGCCACGTTTGGTGCGCCTGCCAGACGGGAAGACCTACACCCAGACCCGTTTCTCCACCGTGACCGGCCTGTCGCCCATCATGCTGGGTGGCATGACCCCGACGTCTGCTGATGGCGAGATCGTGGCAGCCGCCGCTAACGCTGGCTACTGGACGGAGCTGGCCGGTGGTGGCATGTACTCCGACGAGGTGTTTACCGCCCACAAGGACGATATGGAGTCCTTCATGGAACCGGGCCGCACCGCCCAGTTCAACACCATGTTCTTCGACCGCTTCCTGTGGAATCTCCACTTCGGCCAGGCACGCATCGTGCCCAAGGCACGTGCGGCAGGTGCATCCTTCAATGGCGTGTGCATCTCTGCTGGCATCCCCGAGGTCGACGAAGCAACCGAGCTGCTAACCCAGCTCAAGGCAGATGGCTTCCCCTATATCTCGTTTAAGCCGGGGACGTCCAAGCAGATCCGCGACGCAGTCAAGATCGCTGCCGCGAACCCTGACTTCCCAGTGATCATCCAAGTCGAAGACGGGCATGCTGGTGGACACCACTCCTGGACCAACTTGGATGACATGCTGCTGGACACCTACGCAGAGGTGCGGAAGCATCCAAACGCGCTGCTCGCCGTCGGCGGTGGCATCTACTCGCCTGAGGTTGCAGCAACATATATCACCGGCACCTGGTCTGAGAAGTACGGCCTGGCACCTATGCCTGTCGACGCTGTGTTCATCGGCACCGTTGCCATGGCTACAAAGGAAGCTAAAGCCACCGACTCGGTAAAAGAACTCCTGGTGAACACCCCCGGTATCGCAGCCGACGACAACGGCGGCTGGGTTGCCCGTGGCACCGGCCGCAACGGTGTTGCGTCCTCCCAGTCGCACCTGTTGGCTGACATCCACGACCTCGACAACTCCTTTGCTGCAGCGTCCCGCCTGATCACGGCGATTGACATCGCCGACTATGAGGAGCGCCGCGACGACATCATCGAGGCAATCAACAAGACTTCCAAGCCGTACTTCGGCGACGTCGAGACCATGACCTACGCCGAGTGGGTCGAGCGCTTTGTTGAGTTGGCTCACCCATTCGTCGACCCCACCTGGGACGACCGCTTCTTCGACCTGCTGCACCGCGTGGAGGCCCGCCTCAACGAAGCAGACCACGGCGAGATCGACACCCTATTCCCTGATATCGATGAGGTTGCCGACGCTCCTGCGATGGTCACCCGCCTCCTCGAGGCCTACCCTGAGGCCCGCGAGATCACCGTTTCCCCACGCGATGCTGCATGGTGGATTTCCCTGCACTACAAGCATGTCAAACCAATGCCGTGGGTCCCAGCCATCGATGGTGATCTGAAGACGTGGTTTGGCAAAGACACCCTGTGGCAGGCACAGGACGAGCGTTACGACGCCGACGAGGTCCGCATCATCCCCGGCCCGCTGGCCGTTGCTGGCATCACCAAGAAAAACGAACCTGTCGCTGACCTGCTTGGACGCTTCGAAGCCGGCGCAACACAGGCGCTTGTCGACGCCGGCCAGGAACCTGAGGAGCAATTCTCCCGCCTGGCTGATGCGAAGGATGCCGAGGAGTTCATCAAGGCTGCTCCTACCATCGTGTGGCATGGTCACCTGATGGCCAACCCCGCCTACGAAATGGACGACGACGCCTATGACTTGATCCAGGATGAGCAAGGAGCCTGGTCGATCCGCATCAACTCTGACTCCTACTGGGATGACCTGCCAGAAGACCAGCGCCCGTTCTACGTGCGCGAGGTCACCATTCCTTTGGACCTGTCCGAGGGTGTTGCCACCGGCGCCTCCCCTGTGGTCTCCGATGAGCGCCTGCCTGATTCGGTCTTCGCGCTGCTCCAGGGCCTGGCAGGTGTCGGCTCTACCTCGGAAAGCGGCGACGAGATTACCGAGATGCCACAAATCATCGAAGGTTCGCAAACCGGTCCTGACGGGGATGCGCCTTTCGGTGTGGCACAGTACTCTTTCACCCTGCCTGCGTCCCTGTTGACCGCGCACACCAACGTCACCGGCGCTGCCCTCGCAAGCTCTGGCAGCGGCGGAAAAGGCAGCGGCGGAAAAGGCAGCGACGAAACCCCGGTGGGAACGCCCGACGTTTTGGTCGGCCCATGCTGGCCAGCAATCTACACCGCACTGGGCTCCGGCCAGCTTGCCGACGGCTACCCCGTCATCGAGGGCCTGCTCAACGCGGTGCACCTCAACCACGTGGTCGACCTGCGTGTGCCTCTGCATGAGCTTGCCGACGGCCGCCGCATCGACGTGATCTCTAAGTGCACCGCGATCGACGAGTCCATTTCCGGGCGCATCGTCACCGTCGAGCTCGAACTCTTCTCCGATTCTTCCAGTCCCGGAGCCTGCGATGGGACGCTTGTCGCAACGCAAATGCAGCGCTTCGCTATCCGCGGCCGCGCCACGGGTACCGCACAGCCCACGCCTGCTCCAGAGTTCGGCGGCGGCAAGTCATCGACCAAGATCGAGGCAACCCCGCGTTCCTTCATGGACCGCACCACCGTCACCGCACCAAGCGATATGACCCCATTCGCGCTGGTTTCGGGCGACTATAACCCGATCCACACCTCCTACAACGCCTCCGGCCTGGTCAACCTTGAAGCACCACTGGTGCACGGCATGTGGCTGTCCGCCACCGCCCAGCACGCGGCGCAACGAGCTGCGCCACAGGGAGCACGGATTGTTGGCTGGACCTACTCCATGTACGGCATGGTCCAGCTCGAAGACGAGGTGGAAATCACCGTCGAGCGCGTCGGCCGCAAGGGGATCCACGCAGCCCTCGAGGTTACTTGCCGTATCGACGGCGAGGTCGTCTCTGTTGGCCAGGCACTGCTTGCTCAACCTAAGACCGCGTATGTCTACCCAGGTCAGGGCATCCAGACCGAGGGCATGGGCAAGGGCGACCGCGACGCATCTCCTGCTGCGCGCGAGATCTGGCGTCGTGCGGACCGCCACACCCGCGAGAGCCTGGGCTTTAGCATCCAGCGCATTATCGACGAGAACCCAACGGAGCTCGTCGTTAAGGGCACAACGTTCCGTCACCCACAGGGCGTGCTGCACCTGACCCAGTTCACCCAGGTGGCCCTGGCTGTGGTCGCGTACGCGCAAACCGAACGCCTGCGCGAGGCGGACGCTCTGGCATCAAATTCCATGTACGCCGGCCACTCCTTGGGCGAGTACACCGCGCTGGCATCGTTGGCGAATATTTTCGACCTCGAGGCTGTCATCGACGTGGTGTACTCCCGTGGCTCCGCCATGGGCGGGCTCGTGCCTCGCGACGAGGAGGGCAACTCTGACTACGGCATGGGTGCCCTGCGCCCCAACATGGTGGGGCTGGCGCCCCACGAAGTAGACGACTACGTTGCGTCGGTCTCCGAGAAGACCGGCGAGTTCCTGCAGATTGTGAACTACAACATCGCAGGCCAGCAGTACTCCATCGCCGGCACCAAAAAGGGCTTGAGCGCCCTGAAAGCTGAAGCGAACGCGATCAATGAACGCGCCTATGTCACCGTGCCCGGCATTGACGTGCCATTCCACTCGTCTGTGCTCCGCGACGGTGTGCCAGCATTCGCGCAGAAGCTCGACGAGCTGCTGCCTGCCGAGATCGACATTGAGGCGTTGGAGAACCGCTACGTGCCAAACCTGGTTGCTCGCCCATTCGAGCTGACCCAGGACTTCATCGACGCCATCAAGGCCGAGGTGCCTACCGAGCGCCTTGCCAACGTCACCCCAGAGAACACCGATGCCAACACTCTGGCACGCACCCTGCTCATTGAGCTGTTGGCGTGGCAGTTTGCATCTCCGGTGCGCTGGATTGAAACCCAGGACCTGTTGCTGCGCGAATGCGACCAGATGATCGAGGTTGGCCTGGCGTCCAGCCCGACACTGACGAACCTGGCAAAGCGCGAGATGGACGTGATCGGCCACCACATCCCAGTGTTCAACGTTGAGGCGAACCAGGATCAGGTCATGCTGCAGGATGTGGTCGAGGCACCGCTTGTAGACGAACCCCCAACTGAATCCGCTCCGGCTGACAATCAGGCGAGCGAGCCTGCGAGCTCACCTGCTCCTGCTGACAATCAGGTTCAGACCGACAGTCAAGTTCAGGCCGGAAGCCAGGCTCGTGAGCTTGCGAACGAGCCTGCGGGCTCGCCTGCACCGGATCTGCCATTTACCGCAGCCGATGCGATCATGGTGTTGTTCTCCTTCCAGAATAAGATGCGCCTGGAGCAGATCAATGACTCGGATACTGTCGAGGAGCTGACCAACGGCGTGTCTTCGCGCCGTAACCAGCTGCTCATGGACATGTCTGCCGAGATCGGCGTTCCTGCCATCGATGGTGCCGCTGACGCTGACGTTGCTACCTTGCGCGAAAAGGTCAAGACTGCAGCCCCCGGCTACCAGCCCTTCGGTTCTGTGTTGGCCGAGGCGATCACTGCCCGCGTGCGCCAGCTGACGGGTGCGGCAGGTGTGAAGCCTGCGTACATCGGCGAGCGCGTCACCGACACATGGGGCCTTCCCGCGTCCTGGGCACCGCGTGTTGAGGCGGAGATCTTGATGGGTTCCCGCGACGAAGAATCCGTCCGTGGCGGCTCCCTGGCTACCGTCCCCACCTCCGCATCGTCGAAGGCAGACGTTGATGCTCTTGTCGACGCTGCTGTCCAGTCTGTGGCGTCGCGCCATGGCGTGTCTGTCTCTCTTGCCGCTGCTGGCGGCGCTGGCGGTGGCGGTGGTGTGGTCGATTCGGCCGCGCTTGACGCGTACGCGGACGATATGAAGGACACCCTGGTCTCTACCGCCCGCACCCTGCTGGGCAAGCTGGGCGTGGATGTCGCTGTCGCTGATACATCCGAGCCAGCCGATACCACCGTCATTGATACTGTTGAGGCGGAGCTGGGCTCCGGTTGGGTCAAGCTGGTCACCCCGGTCTTCGATGCGCGCCGTGCGGTGCTTTTCGACGACCGTTGGGCTCAGGCTCGCGAGGATCTAGCACGCATCGCGCTGGGTGAGCTCACCCCTGAAACCCCTGTCTACAAGACGGCTCACTACCGGTACGCAGGCACCGGTGAAACTGTTGCCGAGCAGGCAGAATGGTATGCAGACAACGGCTACGAGAACCAAGAGCTGCTCAAGGAAATCGCGTGGGCAGCCCGCGGCAAGGCCGACGAAGAGTTCGCAGGTGATGTAGCACTGGTCACCGGTGCTGCACCTGGTTCGATTGCCACAGCGGTCGTCGAAAAGCTGCTTGGCTCCGGCGCAACCGTCATCATGACTGCGTCCAATGTCAGCCAAGCACGCAAGGAATTCGCGCGTCGGTTGTACTTGAACCACGCTTCCGCGAACGCGAAGCTGTGGGTTGTACCGGCCAACCTGTCGAGCTACCGTGACATCGACGCACTGATCGACTGGATTGGTTCCGAGCAGCGCGAGACCGTGGGCAACGAGGTTAAGATCACCAAGCCGGCGCTCACCCCGACGTTGGCGTACCCGTTTGCGGCGCCATCGGTGTCCGGCTCGCTTGCCGACGCTGGCCCTGCCGCCGAGAACCAAACACGGCTGCTGCTGTGGTCCGTGGAGCGCACCATCGCCGGCTTGTCGGAGCTGGCCCAGAAGTCTGATGACTTCCCTGCCACCCGCGCGCACATCGTGCTGCCCGGTTCCCCGAACCGCGGCATGTTCGGCGGCGACGGCGCTTACGGCGAGGTCAAGGCAGCCCTGGACGCCATCTTGGCGAAGTGGGGTGCTGAGGCCGGATGGCCAGCTGGTGTCACTCTTGCCCAGGCGAAGATCGGCTGGGTTGCCGGCACTGGCCTGATGGGTGGCAACGATGGCCTCGTGCCCGCGGCCGAAAAGGCAGGCATCCATGTGTGGAGCCCCGAGGAAATCTCCTCCGAGCTGATCGGCCTGGCCTCCAAGGAAAACCGTGCGAAGGCTGCGGAAGCACCGCTTGAGCTGGATCTCACCGGTGGTTTGGGCGATTCCCCAATCTCCCTGCCAGACTTGGCGCGCGAAGCGGCGGCGTCGGCTCACGCCGACGCCGACAAGGGATCGGACGACACGTCGGCGTCTGCTTCCACCGCAGATGCGCCAGCATCTGCGCCGGTTACGATTAAGGCGCTGCCGAATATCGCCCACCCAACCCAGCCAGTTGATACTGAGGTTGGCGATGTCACCTGCGATCTTGATGACATGATTGTTGTTGTCGGCTTGGGTGAGGTTTCCTCGTGGGGTCTGGGAAGGACTCGTCGTGAAGCGGAATATGGCATCCAGCGCGACGGCGACGTGGAACTGACCGCAGCCGGCGTTCTGGAACTGGCGTGGATGATGAACCTCGTGGAATGGGCTGAAGATCCAAACCCAGGCTGGTATGACGCTGAAGGCAACGTCGTTGCCGAGGAAGACATCTACGACCGCTTCCGCGACGAGGTTGTGGCGCGCTCCGGTGTGCGTACGCTGACCGACAAGTACTTCCTTACCGATCAAGGCTCGATCGACGCCACCGAAGTCTTCCTCGACCGCGACATCACGTTCGCTGTCGCAAACGAGCAAGAGGCTAGGGACATCGAAGAAGCTGATCCGGACAAGACCGAGGTCGCTGAGGTCGACGGCGAGTGGACGGTAACCCGCAAGGCGGGTGCCACCGCGCGCGTGCCACGTAAGGCAACCCTGACTCGTACTGTTGCGGGCCAAATGCCAGACGACTTCAACCCTGAAAACTGGGGTATCCCAGCGCAGATGATCGACGGCCTGGACCGGATTGCTGTGTGGAATCTGGTCACCGCGGTCGACGCCTTTGTCTCCGCCGGCTTCACCCCGGCAGAGTTGATGCAGGCCATTCACCCGTCCCAGGTCTCCTCGACCCAGGGCACCGGTATTGGCGGTATGGAATCGCTGCACAAGGTCTTTGTCACCCGCTTCCTCGGTGAGGAACGCCCAAGCGACATCCTGCAGGAGGCACTGCCGAACGTGGTGGCAGCGCACGTCATGCAGTCGCTGGTCGGTGGCTACGGCTCCATGATTCACCCTGTGGGCGCGTGTGCAACCGCCGCGGTGTCCGTGGAAGAAGCCGTGGACAAGATCGCACTGGGCAAGGCAGACTTCGTGGTCGCCGGTGGTATCGACGACGTTCAGGTCGAGTCACTGACGGGCTTCGGCGATATGAATGCGACCGCCGAGACCAAGAAGATGACCGACCAGGGCATCCATGACCGCTTCATCTCTCGTGCGAACGACCGCCGTCGTGGTGGCTTCCTCGAAGCTGAAGGTGGCGGTACAGTGCTCATCGCCCGTGGTTCCCTTGCTGTGGAGCTGGGCCTGCCGGTCCACGCGGTGTTGGGTTACGCTTCGTCATTCGGCGATGGCGCGCACACCTCGATCCCGGCCCCTGGCCTGGGTGTGCTGGCTGCCGCACGCGGTGGCGAGAACTCGAAGCTGGCCAAGAACCTGAAGTCTTTGGGCCTCACCCCTGACGACGTCAGCGTTTTGTCCAAGCACGACACCTCCACCAATGCGAACGACCCGAACGAGTCCGAGCTGCACTCCATCCTGTGGCCGGCCATTGGTCGCGATGCGAAGAAGCCGATGTACGTGATCTCCCAGAAGACCCTCACCGGCCACTCCAAGGCGGGTGCGGCACTGTTCCAGATCGGCGGCATCATCGACGTTCTGCGTACCGGCGTGCTGCCACAGAACGCGTCGCTGGACTGTGTGGACCCACTGCTGGAGCCAAAGTCGAAGAACTTGGTGTGGCTGCGCAACACCCTCGATCTGGGTGTGGGCAACGTGAAGGCGGCGGCGCTGACGTCGCTGGGCTTCGGGCATGTGGGCGCGCTGGTTGTCCTGGCACACCCAGGTGTGTTCTACGCAGCCCTGCGCCAGCAGCGTGGCGAAGAAGCTGCCGATAGGTGGCGCGAGCAGGCGACCCAACGCCTGCGCCGTGGTGCAGGCCACCTGGAGGCCGGCATGATCGGCAGGACCGAACTGTTTAAGCAGATCGAGAACCGCCGCTTCGCCGAAGGCCACACCAAGTCTTCCGAGATCGCGCTGCTTCTCGACGAAAACGCGCGCCTCGGTAAGGACGGCACCTACCCAATTAAGTAA
- a CDS encoding IS3 family transposase: MADNNLVTKRRRAFKKTTIADPNAKQRSDLLQRRFNAAMPTTHLCGDITYLRTGQGWMYLATVIDLTTRMIVGWQIGERMTTNLVEDALVMAHKAGYVAGNAIFHTDRGSQYTSKQFAAAACRMDVRLSIGEVGVCWDNAVAESFFSTLKLHLLYERKQFATKFDARYEVGHWIETYYNRRRIHSSTGMIPAQAMRQFITRCKHAINPAA, encoded by the coding sequence ATGGCAGACAACAACCTGGTCACGAAACGCCGCCGCGCATTCAAAAAGACCACCATCGCAGACCCAAACGCCAAACAGCGCAGTGACCTGCTCCAACGCCGCTTCAACGCAGCGATGCCGACGACACACCTATGTGGGGATATCACCTACCTGCGTACCGGCCAAGGGTGGATGTATCTCGCCACCGTCATTGATTTAACCACCCGGATGATAGTTGGTTGGCAAATCGGCGAACGCATGACCACTAACCTCGTTGAAGATGCACTGGTCATGGCACATAAGGCTGGGTATGTTGCTGGCAACGCCATATTCCACACGGATCGTGGTTCGCAGTACACCTCGAAGCAATTTGCCGCTGCCGCCTGTCGGATGGATGTGCGTTTAAGCATCGGTGAAGTCGGAGTGTGCTGGGATAATGCGGTAGCAGAGTCGTTTTTCTCCACACTGAAACTGCACCTGCTGTATGAACGGAAGCAATTCGCGACTAAATTTGACGCCCGCTACGAAGTTGGCCACTGGATCGAAACCTACTACAACCGCCGCCGCATCCACTCCTCCACCGGAATGATCCCCGCCCAAGCAATGCGCCAATTCATCACCCGCTGCAAACACGCCATCAACCCCGCAGCCTAA
- a CDS encoding transposase, producing the protein MPRMYSPQFRQQCVDAVLTLGKKRADVVAEYEIAKSTLDRWIAQETGTLGTGSGSHRKAGDPDSDDPQEMAKIIAELRKENEFLKKAAALLAKEIEPKTNSK; encoded by the coding sequence ATGCCTCGTATGTATTCTCCTCAGTTCCGGCAGCAGTGTGTCGATGCGGTGTTGACGCTCGGTAAGAAACGCGCTGATGTTGTCGCTGAATACGAAATCGCTAAGTCAACCCTGGATCGGTGGATCGCCCAGGAAACAGGGACACTTGGTACCGGTTCCGGCAGTCACCGCAAGGCTGGTGATCCTGATTCTGATGACCCGCAAGAGATGGCGAAAATCATTGCTGAGCTGCGTAAAGAAAACGAGTTTTTAAAAAAAGCAGCAGCCTTGCTTGCCAAGGAGATCGAACCGAAGACAAATTCGAAGTAA
- a CDS encoding trypsin-like serine peptidase — MKIVKLGLSSLACAFTALGVCSAVASAADNDFASLQASSTVPVNDNRIAALWSVTPSLDDSQQQRIRRDCTASYVGDNFWLTAHHCVSNSPFMDGFLRQSDGEVAGIAAIYTKSSTEDVALIKVGDGINADSFTVATEPLKIGDQAILTGYGQPHEYASSAETVISEKVDSLNFGNVTYTDLFKGKSSTDSRSCGGDSGAPVYKNNTLYAVHTAGGFNPECIDGQDRPMWHTNLPPRAHWVHETIHSNVGLSPQEKVKAQNGLKYAPPVTHSPVDPRVPDTHKETRKSSSEMSSLSSSSHF, encoded by the coding sequence ATGAAAATAGTTAAACTCGGTCTTTCTTCTCTAGCCTGCGCATTTACTGCTCTAGGGGTTTGTTCTGCTGTGGCCTCCGCTGCAGATAATGACTTCGCTTCACTGCAGGCAAGCAGTACTGTGCCGGTGAATGATAATCGTATTGCGGCTTTGTGGTCAGTAACTCCGAGCTTGGATGACTCACAGCAACAACGTATTCGGCGTGATTGCACGGCAAGCTATGTAGGGGACAATTTCTGGTTGACCGCGCATCACTGTGTTTCTAATTCACCTTTTATGGATGGTTTTCTCCGCCAATCAGATGGGGAAGTAGCAGGTATCGCTGCTATTTATACCAAGTCTTCTACTGAAGATGTTGCACTTATTAAAGTCGGTGACGGAATCAATGCCGATTCATTTACCGTGGCCACAGAGCCGTTGAAGATCGGGGATCAAGCCATACTTACTGGTTATGGTCAACCCCATGAGTATGCTTCTTCGGCGGAAACAGTCATTTCCGAGAAAGTAGACTCTTTGAACTTTGGAAACGTTACGTATACCGATCTGTTCAAAGGAAAATCGTCAACGGACTCACGATCCTGCGGTGGAGATTCAGGAGCACCTGTCTACAAAAACAACACTCTCTACGCAGTACACACTGCCGGCGGATTTAACCCAGAATGCATCGATGGGCAAGATAGGCCCATGTGGCATACAAACCTCCCCCCGAGGGCTCACTGGGTACATGAAACCATCCACTCTAACGTGGGACTTTCCCCTCAAGAAAAAGTTAAAGCACAAAACGGCCTTAAGTATGCTCCCCCTGTAACTCATTCGCCCGTTGACCCCCGTGTCCCAGATACTCATAAAGAAACACGAAAGAGCTCTTCTGAGATGTCCTCGCTATCAAGCTCGAGTCATTTTTAA